Below is a genomic region from Taeniopygia guttata chromosome 16, bTaeGut7.mat, whole genome shotgun sequence.
CTCTGGATTTTTGGGTtgaattttgggtattttgggggtgttcaggtcggaattttgggggttcctcGCCCACCCTTGAGCTTCTCCCCGAACATGGTGAGGAAGACGGTGAAGTTGATGGGCCCCGAGGCCTCTTTGATCATCGCGTCCAACTCCTCGTTCTTCACGTTCAGCCGCCctggggggggcggggccacaTCGGGACACGCCCACCGGCCACACCCTCACAAGCCCCTCCCCCTCACTCAAAACCCCGCCCACTCCCGCCAATAAATTCACGCCACGCCCACTTTTGTGGCACCACACCCCTCTAAGCCACTCCCACCTCATTTAAATGCACCACGCCCCTTCTTTAAGCCCCGCCCATTCACCCCACTAAGCCCCTCCCCTTTAAATTTAACCCTTTACGTCCTTCCCCTTCCTTTAACCCCTCTAAGCCCCTCCCCCTAAAAAGCTCCACCCATCTTTTAAGCCCCTCCCCTTTTCTTTAAGCCCCTCCCCTTTCCTTAAAGCCCCTCCCCTTTCCTTTAGGCCCCTCCCATTTTCctttaagcccctcccccttccttttaagcccctccccttttatttaagcccctccccctcATTAAATCCCCCTCATAACAAGCCCCGCCCATTTAACaagcccctcccccttttttgACCCCTCCAATTTAAGCCCCTCCCATTTTCCTTTAAGCCCCTCCCCTTTCctttaagcccctccccctttATTTTAGGCCCCTCCCCTTTTatttaagcccctccccctcATTAAATCCCCCTCATAACaagcccctccccctttttcAACCCCTCCCATTTAAGCCCCTCCCACTTTCATTTAAGcccctcccctttccttttAAGCCCCTCCCATTTCCTTTAAGCCCCTCCCACTTTCCTTTAGCCCCTCCCCTTTCCTTTAagcccctccccttccctttaAGCCCCTCCCCTTTTCTTTAACCCCTTTCCtttaagccccgccccctttCCCATTCAAACCCCTCCCCTTAAGCCCCGCCCCTCATTTAGAATGCAAATTTTCGGCCCCACGCCCACCCAAGCCACGCCCACCCGtgccaggccccgccccctttaGCCCCGCCCACCCATGGCGGCGAAGGTCTCCCGCAGGTCATCCTTATCGATGATCCCGTCGCGGTTCTGATCGATCACCGTGAAGgcctgggggggtgggggaggggcggggggcgTGGCCAAAGGGGGAGGGGCGTCAAGGCCACGCCCACCGCGAAATTTCggtgaaaattcccaaaaaaacccggGAAAAATCGacggaattttgggggttttggggggtaaaatgcGCGAGGGAAGCTCCGCCCACTCCGCGCAAAGCTCCGCCCACTGAGTGCAAAGCTCCGCCCACTGAGCCCAAAGCTCCGCCCCCACCTCattaagcccctcccccacccattttttcccatttttccgcCATTTTGGGGTCCGCGACCTTCGCCAATTTTGCCCCTCCCCCAttttaagcccctcccccacctttAGCCCCTCCCCTACCTTTAGCCCATCCCCttttagcccctcccccacctcattaagcccctcccccaccttttattttccccattttttcgcCATTTTGGGGTCCTCGACCTCCGCGATTTTTGCCCCTCCCCCATtttaagcccctccccccttttaagcccctcccccacaTTAAGCCCCTCCCctttaagcccctcccccacctcattaagcccctcccccaccttttatttttcccattttttcgccattttggggtcagtgacctCCACCATTTTTGCCCCTCCCCCAttttaagcccctcccccattttaagcccctcccccattttaagcccctcccccaccttcagcccctcccccattttagcccctcccccaccttttatttttcccatttttccgcCATTTTTGGGTCCTCGACCTTCGCCATTTTTGCCCCTCCCCCAttttaagcccctcccccattttaagcccctcccccacctttagcccctcccccattttagcccctcccccacctttaatttttcccatttctccgCCATTTTGGGGTCCTCGACCTTCGCCATTTTTGCCCCTCCCCCCttttagcccctcccccacctcattaagcccctccccctcccattttttcccatttttttgccattttgggGTCCTCAACCGCCGCGTTTTTTGCCCCTCCCCCATTttcagcccctcccccacctctggcccctccccccgcccctcccccacccccgcccctcccccacccccgcccctcccccacctccttGAACTCCTGGATCTGGGTCTGGTCGAACATGGAGAAGACGTTGGAGCTGCCCTCGGCCGCGCGGCGCTTCGCCTTCTTGGGGGCCTGAAAttcgggggggatttggggcattttggggatttttggggatttttggggaaatttggggaattcgggaaatttgggggatttttggggggataaaggaagatttgggggggatttggggggattttaggggggatttggggggattttgggggagattttgtggcggggaaattggggatttttggaaggatttggggaatttttggggattttgggaggattttagAGGATTTGGGATtattggggaattttgggggaattttggatattttgggggatttttgggaggatagggggattttggggagattttggggattttgaggggattttgggaggactttggggattttagggggatttaggggaaatttgggggaatttgggggaatttgggggattttgggggatttcgggggATTTAGGAAGATTTGACAGGGTTttcggggaaatttgggggattttagggggattttgggggattttaggggatttggggggaatttggggaattttatggggatttttggaggattttgggggatttttgaggaatttgagggaattttgggaagatttTCGGGACTTTGAGGGGACttaggggaatttgggggaattttcaggattttggggtattttgggggatttgggttaatttggggggatttaggaagatttgaggggttttgggggggatttgggggatttttgtggggattttgggaattagaggggattttggggattttgtggtaattttggggggattttgggggatttgcaAAGATTTGAGggattaaaaatggaaattttgttgatttttttggggctatttgggcatttctttggattttggggattttttggggggtcctgcttcagatttttgggataaatttcagggattttgggggatattttggggtgaatttcagggattttggggaatattttggggtaaatttcaGGTATTTtaggggagatttttggggtcaatcccggggatttgggggaatattttgggataaatttctgtgatttttggggaatattgTGGGGTAAATTTCAGGGattttcagggatatttttggggtaaatttcaGGGATTTcggggatatttttggggtcaATCCCgcggattttgggggatatttttggggtcaatcccggggattttggggtaaatttcaGGGATTTcggggaatattttggggtaaatttccgggattttgggggatatttttgggataaatttccgggattttagggaatatttttggggtcAATCCCGcggattttggggaatatttttggggtcAATcccggggattttgggggatatttttggggtcaATCCCGcggattttggggaatattttggggtaaatttcaggtattttgggggatatttttggggtcaatcccagggattttgggggatattttggggtaaatttcagggatttcagggaatattttggggtaaatttccGGGATTTcggggaatattttggggtaaattccGGGGattttcagggatatttttggggtcaATCCCgcggattttgggggatattttggggtaaatttccGGGATTTcggggaatattttggggtaaatttcagggaatttgggggatatttttggggtcaATCCCGcggattttggggaatattttggggtcaATCCCgcggattttgggggatatttttggggtcaATCccgcggattttggggtgcccccctCACCATGGCCGCTCTCTCGTTCCTCTCCCGCCGCTTTCGGCTCCTCCCGGGGGGTTTCGGGGCCCCCGGGGGGATTTTTATGGCcccgggtgggggaggggcggccccgAAAtagccccgggaccccctccccccccgcccctcccccacccccccaaaaaggACCCCGGGGTTCCCTTAAAGGGGCAGAGGCCGAAAATAGAAActccccccgcccctcccccaccctcccccccagcccctcccccaccccgcagctgccgctgcccctcccccaccccgggggggtaaggggggggaggggaaaggggtgggggaggggaggggaggcaggagcagggaaccagtaaaaccagtaaaaaccagtaaaaaccagtgaaaaccagtaaaaccagttaaaccagtaaaaatcagtaaaaaccagtaaaaaacatggaaaaccaGTAAGAACTAGCAAAAACGTGTAAAATCCAGTAAAAACCATTAAAACCAGTAAAGGAAACcagtaaaaccagtaaaaacaattaaaaatcagtaaaaaccagtaaaaaccagtgaaaaccagtaaaaaccagtaaaaatcagtaaaaaccagtaaaaaccagtaaaaaccagtgaAAACCAGTGAAAATCAGTGAAACCAGTGAAAACCAGTAGAAAACACTAAAGGAAACCAgtaaaaatcagtaaaaatcagtaaaaaccagtgaaaaccagtaaaaccagtaaaaaccagtgaaaccagtaaaaaccagtgaaaaccagtaaaaaccactaaaaaccagtaaaaatcagtgaaaaccagtaaaaaacagtaaaaccagtaaaaaccagtgaaaaccagtaaaaaccagtgaaaaccagtaaaaaccagtgaaaccagtaaaaaccagtgaaaaccagtaaaaatcagtaaaaccagtaaaaaccagtaaaaaacagtgaaaaccagtaaaaaccagtaaaaaccagtaaaaccagtgaaaatcagtaaaaaccagtaaaaatcagtaaaaaccagtgaaaaccagtaaaaaacagtaaaaatcagtgaaaaccagtaaaaaccagtgaAAACCAGTAAAAATTAGTAAAAACCAGTGAAAACCAGTGAAAACCAGTAAAATCAgtgaaaaccagtaaaaaccagtgaAAACCAGTAAAGGAAACcagtaaaaccagtaaaaaccagtaaaaatcagtaaaaccagtaaaaaaaacTAAAGGAGACCAGtgaaaccagtaaaaaccagtgaaaaccagtaaaaaccagccaaaccagtaaaaaccagtgaAAACCATTTAAACCAGTAAAGGAAACcagtaaaaccagtaaaaaccagtaaaaccagtaaaaaacaCTAAAggaaaccagtaaaaaccagtgaAACCTGTAAAAACCAGTGAAAACCAGTAAGACCAGTAAAGGACACCGGTcaaactggtccaaactggtaAAACCCAGTGAAAACCAgtgaaaaccagtaaaaaacaGAGAAACCGGTTTAAACTGGGACCAAACTGGGACCAAACTGGTTCAAACTGGGACCAAACTGGGACCAAACTGGTTCAAACTGGGACAAAACTGGGACCAAACTGGTTCAAACTGGGTCAAACTGGGGCCAAACTGGGActaaactgggacaaactggttCAAACTGGTTCAAACTGGGACTAAACTGAGACTAAACTGGGTCAAACTGGGTCAAATTGGGGCCAACCTGGGACtaaactggtccaaactgggACCAAACTGGGTTCAAAATTATCTGGACTGGTCCAGTTTGGGATCAAACTGGTCTttactggtccaaactggttCAAACTGGGACCGAACTGGTTCGGCCCATCcccttggccccgccccctccttAAACCCCGCCCCTCAACCAATCAGCGCCGCGCATTCGGCTCCGTCCGCGCGCCGCCCAATGGGAAGCGAGAATCCGCAAAAGGGGCGTGGCCAGGAAGCTCCGACCAATCAGCGCGCGGAGTGGGCGGGGTTTGGGGAAAGGCAAAATGGCGGAGTCACGTGATCGGGGCGCGGTCACGTGAGCGGCGCGCGGGGCCGAGGTAGCGGCGGGAgcggaaatttgggaaaaattcgggaaaatttggggaaatttgggaaaatttggggaaattcgggaatttcggGGGGGATattcgggaatttgggggattttggggggatttgggggatttttggagattttggggggggttgagGGGacaatttggaattttggggaattttttgggaattttggggggaaaattgggaatttcgggggttttggggagatttttgggaatttgggggggatttgtgggaaaatcgggaatttggggggaaaattgggaattttggggatttacGGAGAATTTCGGatgttttggggggatttttgtgaattttggggggaaaattgggaattttgggggttttgtagagatttttgggaattttggcgGGTATTTtgggaaaatcgggaatttggAGGAATTTCGGatgtttgggggatttttgggaggtttgggagaaatttgggagttttggggagatttttggggaattttggggctttgggggcagaactgggaatttttgggtgaattttgggaattttcgtTAATCTGGGggaattttttccaatttttggggatttttggggtagtcttgggggggaaattgggaattttggggatttttgggcggttggggggatttggggaattttggggaatttttggggaattttgggggggaaatttgggaattttggggaattttggatgttttggggggatttttgggaattttggcagatttttgaggggatggggggaaattgggaattttgggggtattttggggaattttgggatttttatggggaTTTTCAGAaggtttggggagattttgggaatttcgggtcTTTAGGGGAGaattgggagtttttgggggaattttggggactTTTCGGTAATCTGGGggaattttttccaatttttggccatttttgggggaattttggggggaaattgggaatttcagggaatttcggatgttttggggggatttttgggaattttggcagattttgggggggattttgggaaaattgggaattttggggggaaaatgggaattttggggggattttgtgggattttgggattttagggggattttcgggaggtttggggagatttttgggggtcttggggaggattttgggaattttgggtctTTGGGAGGAGaattggaaattttggggggaattttggggaattttcgtTAATCTGGGGgaatattttccaatttttgagaatttttgggggagTCTGGGGCGAAaattgaggatttttgggaatttttgggaatttttgggggaaattgggaatttgaggaaattttgggggaattttttgggtattttttgggaaaatttggaattttggggaaattttgggcaTTTCAGGGGATTTCGGGGAGAATTTGGAGAATTcggagaattttggggtttttttgggagattttgggggaattttgggggatttaggtGAAACTTTTTTGaatttcggggattttgggggggatattcTTCAATTATGGAattttttgttgaattttgttcaatttgggcttttttgggtgaattcctgaaatttttggggttttttaacttaattttgtcaaattttgttgaatttggggttttttttagttgaatgtttaaaaattttgttcaattttgggttttttggatgatttttgttaaatgtttttcaactttgttttttttttgtttgaatttttgtgttttcggtcgaattttgggtttttttggttgaattttggaggttttggttgaattttggggttttcggttgaaatttgggggtttttttggttgaattttgggttgtttggttgaattttggggtttttaaccGAAATTTGAtgaattttaagttttttttggTTACGTTTTGGGGATTAT
It encodes:
- the LOC140685194 gene encoding myosin regulatory light chain 11, which gives rise to MAPKKAKRRAAEGSSNVFSMFDQTQIQEFKEAFTVIDQNRDGIIDKDDLRETFAAMGRLNVKNEELDAMIKEASGPINFTVFLTMFGEKLKGADPEDVIMGAFKVLDPDGKGSIKKSFLEELLTTQCDRFTPEEIKNMWAAFPPDVAGNVDYKNICYVITHGEDKEGE